A region of uncultured Anaeromusa sp. DNA encodes the following proteins:
- the polA gene encoding DNA polymerase I, giving the protein MAKPICMIIDGSSLTYRAFYALPLLTDASGRYTNAVYGLSTMLLRLLGEWQPQQLVVAFDKGKHTFRNEVYGDYKAHRKATPVELVEQFPRVRELAAAFGAAVLEQEGYEADDIIGKVSCDAAQEGLEVLIVTGDRDALQLVEPSVKVLLTRKGISEMDVYDEAKVQEVYGMEPLRLIDLKGLMGDASDNIPGVPGIGEKTAAKLLAQFGTLEEVLAQAAQVKGNKTREALVANADLALLSKKLATIVRDMPLEEEWRQSKPEAGAALASFFTQMDFRSLLARLTVTETDIPNPAEQKLAPLQWQKEQAALVWLVQEQAVAVWPLWDELRLSGLVLSNGSEVCWFAAECETWDALLTELVKKKNVTGHDVKRLVRWLLQERQAKFSVAFDTALAAYLLDATQGEAAFSSICLRYLGREESLTSLPKEDAAAYSAKALLELRPVLEKQLDDQYMRELYFSLELPLLGILAVVEAQGIAVDFIHLQAVNEELGQRINELLTGIHAAAGEEFNVNSTKQLGVVLFEKLGLPVQKKTKTGYSTDAEVLEKLSGHHAVVDQLLEYRMLSKLKSTYLEGLAALINRQNNRVYTHFNQMVTSTGRLSSSEPNLQNIPVRTETGRRIRELFVPGEGYDWLMSADYSQIELRVLAHMSGDESFIDAFLKNQDIHARTAAEVFGVAIDAVTPELRRRAKAVNFGIVYGISDYGLARDLGVSRNEAAVYIEGYFARYPKVKTFMENAVAQARKDGYAETMLGRRRYLTDINSRNFNQRSFAERTAMNTPIQGTAADIIKKAMLLVFEALQEQQLQSRLLLQVHDELVLEVTEEERGLVAALVKEKMEQAVCLQVPLLVDVHCGVNWAQAK; this is encoded by the coding sequence ATGGCGAAGCCAATTTGCATGATTATTGACGGAAGCAGCTTGACCTATCGAGCTTTCTACGCGCTGCCGCTTCTGACGGATGCCTCAGGGCGCTATACGAACGCAGTATATGGGTTGTCGACCATGCTGTTGCGCCTTTTGGGAGAATGGCAGCCGCAACAGTTAGTGGTGGCTTTTGACAAAGGCAAGCATACTTTCCGAAATGAAGTATATGGGGATTATAAGGCTCACCGTAAAGCGACGCCGGTAGAACTGGTGGAACAGTTTCCGCGGGTGCGGGAGCTGGCGGCAGCTTTTGGTGCGGCTGTTTTAGAACAAGAAGGATATGAAGCCGACGACATTATTGGGAAAGTTTCCTGCGATGCGGCCCAAGAAGGACTAGAGGTATTGATTGTTACCGGGGACCGGGATGCGCTGCAATTGGTGGAACCGTCGGTCAAGGTGCTGCTGACGCGCAAAGGAATCAGCGAAATGGATGTATACGATGAAGCTAAAGTGCAAGAAGTGTATGGCATGGAGCCACTGCGGCTGATTGACTTAAAAGGGTTGATGGGAGATGCCTCGGACAATATTCCCGGGGTGCCTGGTATTGGAGAAAAGACAGCCGCTAAGCTGCTGGCCCAATTTGGTACGTTAGAAGAAGTTTTGGCGCAAGCGGCGCAGGTGAAGGGGAATAAAACAAGAGAGGCCTTGGTAGCTAATGCAGATTTAGCGCTTTTATCGAAGAAGTTGGCAACCATTGTCCGTGATATGCCGCTGGAGGAAGAGTGGCGTCAAAGCAAACCGGAGGCAGGAGCGGCCTTAGCGTCCTTTTTTACACAGATGGATTTTCGCTCCCTACTGGCGCGGCTTACTGTGACGGAAACCGATATTCCTAATCCGGCGGAGCAAAAACTTGCGCCCTTGCAGTGGCAGAAAGAGCAAGCGGCGCTTGTCTGGCTGGTGCAGGAGCAAGCGGTGGCGGTCTGGCCTCTTTGGGACGAGCTGCGTTTAAGCGGCTTGGTATTGTCAAACGGCTCTGAAGTTTGCTGGTTTGCCGCGGAATGTGAAACCTGGGATGCATTGCTGACGGAATTGGTTAAAAAGAAAAATGTAACTGGACATGATGTGAAGCGGTTGGTGCGGTGGTTGCTGCAAGAGCGACAGGCAAAGTTTTCTGTTGCTTTCGATACGGCATTGGCAGCCTATTTGCTGGATGCAACCCAAGGAGAGGCCGCATTTTCTTCCATTTGCCTGCGCTATTTGGGGAGGGAAGAGTCGTTGACGTCACTGCCCAAAGAGGATGCAGCCGCTTACAGTGCAAAAGCGTTGTTGGAATTACGACCTGTGTTGGAGAAACAGTTAGACGACCAGTATATGCGTGAATTGTATTTTTCGTTGGAACTTCCGCTGTTGGGAATTTTGGCGGTCGTGGAAGCCCAGGGCATTGCAGTGGATTTCATTCACCTGCAAGCGGTGAATGAAGAACTGGGACAGCGGATAAATGAACTGTTGACAGGGATTCACGCTGCGGCGGGTGAAGAGTTTAACGTTAATTCCACTAAACAACTGGGCGTAGTATTGTTTGAAAAATTAGGTTTGCCAGTGCAGAAAAAAACGAAAACAGGGTACTCCACGGATGCGGAAGTATTGGAAAAATTAAGTGGTCATCATGCCGTAGTGGATCAACTGCTGGAATATCGCATGCTGAGTAAACTGAAAAGCACCTATTTGGAAGGTTTGGCAGCGTTAATTAATCGTCAAAATAATCGTGTGTATACGCATTTTAACCAAATGGTGACTTCGACAGGGAGGCTGAGCAGTTCGGAGCCGAATCTGCAGAATATTCCGGTGCGGACGGAAACCGGCCGGCGTATCCGAGAATTGTTTGTGCCTGGGGAAGGCTATGATTGGCTGATGTCGGCAGACTATTCGCAGATTGAATTACGGGTGTTAGCGCATATGTCTGGCGATGAATCGTTTATTGATGCATTTTTAAAGAACCAAGACATTCATGCCCGGACGGCGGCGGAGGTATTTGGCGTAGCTATTGATGCTGTGACGCCGGAACTGCGCCGGAGGGCCAAGGCGGTAAACTTTGGCATTGTCTATGGCATCAGCGATTACGGTTTGGCGAGGGATTTGGGAGTGAGCCGTAATGAAGCTGCCGTATATATTGAAGGCTATTTTGCTCGCTATCCCAAAGTGAAGACATTTATGGAGAATGCTGTAGCCCAGGCCCGTAAGGACGGCTATGCGGAAACTATGCTGGGGCGCCGACGTTATTTGACGGATATCAACAGTCGTAACTTCAATCAGCGCTCTTTTGCGGAACGCACAGCCATGAATACGCCTATACAGGGGACTGCGGCGGATATTATCAAAAAAGCCATGTTGCTTGTTTTTGAGGCGTTGCAGGAACAACAACTGCAATCGCGGTTGTTGTTGCAAGTGCATGATGAGTTGGTGCTGGAAGTGACGGAAGAGGAGCGGGGATTGGTAGCGGCGCTCGTCAAGGAAAAAATGGAGCAAGCCGTTTGTTTGCAGGTTCCTTTACTTGTGGACGTGCATTGTGGCGTTAACTGGGCACAGGCCAAATGA
- the rpsT gene encoding 30S ribosomal protein S20, whose product MPNIKSSVRSVKTDAERRAKNFAVRSTVKTATRKTLEAINGKQADEAKTLLTTAVSTIDKAAKKGVIHKNAAARKKSRLMKKLNAM is encoded by the coding sequence TTGCCGAATATTAAATCCTCTGTACGTAGTGTAAAAACGGACGCAGAACGTCGTGCGAAAAACTTCGCTGTTAGATCGACGGTCAAAACCGCGACCCGCAAGACGTTGGAAGCCATCAACGGCAAACAGGCGGATGAGGCGAAAACCCTTCTGACCACTGCTGTTAGTACCATCGATAAGGCTGCCAAGAAAGGCGTCATCCATAAAAATGCCGCTGCTCGGAAAAAATCTCGTCTGATGAAAAAATTGAACGCAATGTAA
- the holA gene encoding DNA polymerase III subunit delta produces the protein MTCEELMRDARKGTMHSIYVLHGEDAAEVRRSGQQLAGLLVSEEQAAAGQMLKVSGKWDIEEFRFWLQEFPFWGERKWLWWHGCPWLGEAGAEEIAAASETVAPWPEYAGLLLTATKLDKRTRFYKALLQVGGVEAACALLRPWEAEAWFAQYLQKAGRTLERDASAWLASLFSSSQQLAPGWLEQEAEKVLLYTQGRKRISLTDVQTMLAATPEASSFALLDAIAAGQCARALSLLEEACRSSNAAFMLIPLLARQLRLQLQSLDVQGGKQEMAKELKVHPYVAEKLLRQRGDVLPELLRYLLQELARLEGGIKSGTRLLQGELEKLVILWCEKGRQKK, from the coding sequence ATGACTTGTGAAGAATTAATGAGGGATGCGCGTAAAGGAACGATGCATTCCATTTATGTACTCCACGGCGAAGATGCGGCAGAGGTGCGCAGGAGCGGGCAGCAACTGGCAGGGCTGTTGGTTTCGGAAGAACAGGCGGCGGCTGGGCAGATGTTGAAGGTATCCGGCAAGTGGGATATAGAGGAATTTCGATTTTGGCTGCAGGAATTTCCTTTTTGGGGTGAGCGAAAGTGGCTGTGGTGGCATGGCTGTCCTTGGCTAGGGGAGGCAGGGGCCGAAGAAATTGCCGCTGCCTCCGAGACGGTGGCGCCTTGGCCGGAATACGCTGGACTACTGTTGACTGCGACCAAGCTGGATAAGAGAACTCGTTTTTATAAGGCATTGTTGCAGGTCGGTGGCGTAGAGGCTGCTTGTGCGCTGCTGCGCCCCTGGGAAGCGGAGGCGTGGTTTGCTCAATATCTGCAAAAAGCAGGCAGGACTTTAGAAAGAGATGCTTCCGCTTGGTTGGCTTCTTTATTCAGCTCATCCCAACAATTGGCGCCTGGCTGGCTGGAGCAGGAGGCTGAAAAAGTGTTGCTGTACACGCAAGGGCGTAAACGGATTTCGCTGACAGATGTGCAGACTATGCTGGCGGCGACGCCGGAAGCCTCTTCCTTTGCTTTGTTGGATGCTATTGCAGCAGGTCAGTGTGCTCGGGCATTGTCGTTGTTGGAAGAGGCTTGCCGCAGTTCGAATGCGGCATTTATGCTGATCCCGCTATTAGCGCGGCAACTGCGGTTGCAGCTGCAAAGTCTGGATGTTCAAGGCGGCAAGCAAGAGATGGCTAAAGAACTGAAAGTGCATCCTTATGTAGCGGAAAAGCTGCTGCGGCAGAGGGGAGATGTCTTGCCTGAATTGTTACGTTATTTGCTGCAAGAATTGGCACGGCTGGAAGGCGGCATCAAATCGGGGACCAGGCTGCTGCAAGGAGAATTGGAAAAGTTGGTTATTTTGTGGTGTGAAAAAGGCAGACAAAAAAAGTGA
- a CDS encoding DNA internalization-related competence protein ComEC/Rec2 encodes MTLSFLWLLLATTAGGIYFYGNRAEDIPALVFQLVFAASVLFAAMLAQRFKRVALACLLVAAAAAGIMREEQVLEQWRQGVAQWQGKTVLAEGILLEQTVAEEEPGWARGRLDCYAVGGPGGTLISCAQSVWLKYPAGHTGLGDVLKVEGKLSSNSAFRDEGQAQRERMLVVQGIAGTLNAKTGKIKVLRHPEAYEWGQWRFSQWRDALTARITERLSADTAGILNGMLFGGYAGIAPETAQAFRDTGLVHILSVSGSHVSLLGAMLLWLGSWMNLGKKSKVAFIGAGIVLYACIAGWCAPVARSVCMGLVALGALAWGREKEAVYSLVLCAWGLLLFQPLWLWDIGFQLSFFATAGLILLAPKALECLQAWRVPVVFGAPLAITWGAQMASLPLLAFYFQQFSLVSFVANLLVLPLLEGAMVFGLGLLAVGFIIGDIWLMPVWMLCQGLVYLGSFFADLCAKVPGALAYVPPPGTLASFAYFAALTIFWRQRLPAVQQTGLWLIVCVLWLGPCLWFPPELEVHMLDVGEGDALVVLTPHRHAWVVDAGGVWRHGDAGSKVVVPHLRRLGVSKLQGMVLTHGHADHMGGAQAVLRNFPCGYLMAPTMEKPGQAALQLVLPEEISVCRIPPGNVVSWTDDGVSFYALRSPGGLVRGENDESLIVWLVYGEKSFLLAGDAKLETSWLPQNLHCDVLKLPHHGSRFAWEAEVLATLAPQIALISVGRNNSFGHPHAETLRELTQNGASLWRTDRDGTVRVFTDGHVLRLATTPGFGVH; translated from the coding sequence GTGACATTGTCATTTCTTTGGCTGCTGTTGGCGACAACAGCAGGAGGAATTTATTTTTATGGCAATAGAGCGGAAGATATCCCGGCTTTGGTGTTTCAACTGGTATTTGCAGCTTCCGTACTATTCGCCGCGATGCTGGCGCAACGTTTTAAAAGAGTGGCGCTGGCTTGTTTGTTAGTGGCTGCAGCAGCGGCGGGTATCATGCGGGAAGAGCAGGTTTTGGAACAGTGGCGGCAAGGGGTAGCGCAGTGGCAAGGAAAAACGGTGTTGGCGGAAGGCATTTTGTTGGAACAGACCGTTGCTGAGGAGGAACCTGGTTGGGCGAGAGGGCGCCTTGATTGTTACGCCGTCGGCGGTCCTGGCGGAACATTGATTTCCTGTGCGCAGTCGGTCTGGCTGAAATACCCTGCAGGTCATACCGGTCTAGGAGATGTTTTGAAAGTTGAAGGCAAGCTGAGCTCCAATAGCGCTTTTCGTGATGAGGGACAAGCTCAGCGTGAAAGAATGTTGGTGGTGCAGGGGATTGCAGGGACATTGAACGCTAAAACGGGAAAAATCAAGGTGCTACGCCACCCAGAAGCGTATGAGTGGGGACAGTGGCGTTTTTCCCAATGGCGTGATGCTTTAACGGCGCGAATTACTGAACGGTTGTCAGCTGATACAGCTGGCATTTTAAACGGTATGCTCTTTGGAGGGTATGCAGGCATTGCACCAGAAACGGCTCAGGCTTTTCGCGATACTGGTCTTGTTCATATTTTATCGGTTTCCGGTTCGCATGTCTCTTTACTGGGAGCGATGCTTCTCTGGCTTGGCTCGTGGATGAATCTGGGGAAGAAAAGTAAAGTGGCTTTTATTGGAGCAGGCATTGTGCTGTATGCTTGCATTGCCGGTTGGTGCGCCCCTGTAGCCCGCTCGGTTTGTATGGGACTGGTAGCTTTAGGTGCTTTGGCTTGGGGGCGAGAAAAAGAAGCCGTATACTCTTTAGTGCTTTGCGCTTGGGGACTGTTGCTATTTCAGCCCTTATGGCTTTGGGATATCGGATTTCAACTTTCTTTTTTTGCGACGGCCGGGTTGATTTTATTAGCGCCGAAAGCGCTGGAATGTCTTCAAGCATGGCGCGTGCCCGTCGTGTTTGGCGCACCCTTGGCGATTACCTGGGGAGCGCAGATGGCGTCACTACCTTTGTTGGCTTTTTATTTTCAACAGTTTTCACTTGTGTCTTTTGTGGCGAATTTGCTGGTGCTTCCATTATTGGAAGGGGCTATGGTTTTTGGATTGGGTTTGCTGGCAGTAGGCTTTATTATAGGAGATATTTGGCTGATGCCGGTATGGATGCTGTGCCAGGGACTTGTATACTTGGGAAGCTTCTTTGCGGACTTGTGCGCTAAGGTTCCGGGCGCGTTGGCCTATGTGCCTCCGCCGGGAACGCTGGCAAGTTTCGCTTATTTTGCAGCGTTGACAATTTTTTGGCGACAGCGTCTACCGGCAGTACAGCAAACAGGATTATGGCTTATCGTATGTGTGCTTTGGTTGGGGCCGTGCTTATGGTTCCCCCCGGAGCTTGAGGTGCATATGCTAGATGTTGGTGAGGGGGATGCACTGGTGGTGCTGACGCCGCATCGTCATGCCTGGGTAGTGGATGCGGGCGGCGTATGGAGGCACGGAGATGCTGGCAGCAAGGTAGTTGTTCCTCATTTGCGGCGGTTAGGTGTATCGAAATTACAAGGCATGGTGTTGACTCATGGGCATGCAGACCATATGGGCGGCGCCCAGGCAGTATTGCGCAATTTTCCTTGCGGCTATCTGATGGCTCCGACTATGGAAAAACCAGGGCAAGCTGCTTTGCAACTTGTGTTGCCGGAGGAGATTTCCGTATGCCGTATTCCTCCTGGGAATGTGGTTTCTTGGACCGATGACGGCGTATCGTTTTACGCCTTGCGGTCTCCAGGCGGACTGGTGAGAGGAGAAAATGACGAATCGTTGATTGTGTGGTTGGTTTATGGTGAAAAAAGCTTTCTGTTGGCTGGTGATGCAAAGTTAGAGACCTCTTGGCTGCCTCAAAATTTGCACTGCGATGTATTAAAACTGCCGCATCATGGGTCTCGATTTGCATGGGAGGCGGAAGTTTTGGCAACGTTGGCGCCTCAAATAGCTCTGATTTCAGTGGGACGCAATAATTCATTCGGACACCCTCATGCGGAGACGCTGCGAGAATTAACACAGAACGGAGCTAGTTTATGGCGGACGGATCGGGACGGTACTGTGCGGGTTTTTACAGATGGACATGTTTTGCGCCTTGCCACAACGCCGGGCTTTGGGGTACACTAA
- a CDS encoding ComEA family DNA-binding protein, translated as MAVMPAVRVYVLAALLILVVCGGYAMQSLSGKESAAPLEGTVTLESEPVQGKVLARVYVSGAVAVPGLYQVETGMRVADVLALAGGADESADLQKVNLAQKCKDGMQVKVPARKTLSVKNQSSRAVTGEGAPAVFLNVASEAELDRLPGISPVLARRIVQYRVEHGSFHSLQELLQIPGVNETLLERLQGRLTL; from the coding sequence ATGGCAGTCATGCCGGCAGTGCGCGTATATGTTCTTGCAGCTTTGTTGATTTTAGTGGTGTGCGGCGGTTATGCAATGCAATCTTTAAGCGGCAAGGAATCTGCAGCGCCGCTGGAAGGGACTGTGACATTAGAGTCGGAGCCGGTTCAGGGCAAAGTGTTAGCCAGGGTCTATGTCAGCGGGGCGGTAGCGGTTCCGGGGCTGTACCAAGTAGAGACAGGGATGCGCGTGGCAGACGTATTGGCTTTGGCTGGAGGAGCGGATGAGAGTGCGGATTTGCAAAAGGTGAATTTGGCGCAAAAATGCAAAGACGGTATGCAGGTAAAAGTGCCAGCTCGTAAAACTTTGTCAGTTAAAAACCAAAGTAGCCGCGCAGTAACGGGTGAGGGCGCTCCGGCTGTTTTTTTGAATGTCGCAAGCGAAGCGGAATTGGACAGGCTGCCTGGAATTAGCCCGGTTTTAGCGCGGCGCATTGTACAATATCGTGTAGAACACGGGAGTTTTCACTCGTTACAGGAGCTCTTGCAAATTCCCGGTGTAAACGAAACTCTCTTAGAGCGGCTGCAAGGCAGGCTGACATTGTGA